A single window of Hylaeus volcanicus isolate JK05 chromosome 8, UHH_iyHylVolc1.0_haploid, whole genome shotgun sequence DNA harbors:
- the LOC128881503 gene encoding peroxiredoxin-6-like: MRINSIVPNFSADTTEGPIDFYEWQGDSWVVLFSHPADFTPVCTTELGRLAVHQPHFESRNTKLLAHSVDQLQDHVDWVNDIKSYCRDIPGAFPYPIIADHDRTLAVKLDMIDEDGKDDPEKAMTVRALYIISPDHRLRLSMHYPTSTGRNVDEILRVIDSLQLVDRKPEIATPANWVPGEKVMILPTVKDEEIPKLFPGGVDRVTMPSGKVYVRTTTDY; the protein is encoded by the exons ATGAGAATTAATTCCATCGTACCCAACTTCAGCGCGGACACCACCGAGGGCCCCATCGACTTCTACGAGTGGCAAGGAGATTC ATGGGTAGTTTTGTTCTCCCACCCTGCCGACTTCACCCCGGTATGCACCACCGAGCTGGGACGTTTGGCAGTCCATCAGCCCCATTTCGAAAGTCGGAACACGAAACTTCTGGCTCACTCCGTGGACCAACTGCAGGACCACGTCGACTGGGTTAAC GATATTAAATCTTACTGCCGAGACATCCCCGGCGCCTTCCCTTATCCAATCATCGCGGATCACGATCGGACACTGGCGGTGAAATTGGACATGATCGACGAGGACGGTAAGGACGACCCAGAAAAAGCCATGACAGTTCGAGCGCTCTACATCATCAGCCCTGATCATCGTCTGCGTTTGTCCATGCACTATCCAACGTCCACTGGTCGCAACGTTGA TGAGATACTCCGAGTCATTGACTCGCTGCAGCTGGTCGATAGGAAGCCAGAAATTGCTACTCCCGCCAACTGGGTG CCTGGCGAGAAAGTGATGATTTTACCAACTGTAAAGGACGAAGAAATCCCTAAACTCTTCCCTGGCGGTGTGGACAGAGTCACAATGCCTTCTGGGAAGGTCTACGTGCGCACAACCACGGATTATTAA